The proteins below are encoded in one region of Neisseria macacae ATCC 33926:
- the pilM gene encoding type IV pilus assembly protein PilM, protein MISLSKSPKSKTSKASKASGGLSNRAAIGIDISQHAIKMVQLTGRSLNQIQLEKYVITKLPKNIVKGNKIQDYDQLVTYLQHTYTQLRSSCKNFVAAVPQSLATIENITYNPRDTELDLDEFAESEISAIGPIDEMSYDYQVTGVSVSPAGQQITTVAARKDDIEPVIEMFENAGLDLSALDLDLLAQRNAYAFWINNHAPELTNEKVAVFGIHATQMYALVMQNGQILYKQETPVSTEQLNQLIQRTYQVTEEKAAQMIASSSKPSDYQTQVADRFNVQVAQEIQRVLQFYYTTQTTETFSNIKHILLTGFASQQAGLAESIFSQTNTATQCIHPVLYAERNNKIDLPQLQIDAPSLTLAFGLALRGL, encoded by the coding sequence ATGATTAGCTTATCAAAAAGCCCTAAAAGCAAAACCAGCAAGGCAAGTAAAGCTTCCGGAGGGTTAAGCAACCGAGCCGCTATCGGCATCGACATCAGCCAGCATGCCATTAAGATGGTTCAGCTGACAGGCCGTAGTTTAAACCAAATTCAGCTAGAAAAATACGTTATTACCAAATTACCTAAAAATATTGTAAAAGGTAACAAAATCCAAGATTACGACCAACTTGTCACCTATTTGCAACATACTTATACGCAATTGCGCAGTTCTTGTAAGAACTTTGTTGCAGCTGTACCACAAAGCTTGGCAACAATAGAGAACATAACTTACAACCCTCGCGATACCGAACTTGATTTGGACGAGTTTGCTGAATCTGAAATTTCAGCAATCGGTCCTATTGATGAAATGAGTTATGACTATCAGGTGACCGGCGTATCCGTTTCCCCGGCGGGGCAGCAGATTACAACCGTAGCAGCTAGAAAAGACGATATTGAGCCTGTTATTGAAATGTTTGAAAATGCAGGACTTGATCTGTCTGCCTTAGATTTGGATCTTTTGGCTCAGAGAAATGCCTATGCTTTTTGGATTAATAATCATGCACCTGAATTGACTAATGAAAAAGTTGCCGTATTTGGCATTCATGCTACCCAAATGTACGCATTGGTGATGCAAAACGGACAGATTTTGTATAAACAAGAGACTCCTGTCAGTACGGAACAGTTGAATCAACTGATTCAGCGTACTTATCAAGTGACAGAAGAAAAAGCGGCGCAGATGATAGCTTCATCCAGCAAACCATCTGATTATCAGACCCAAGTCGCAGATCGCTTTAACGTTCAGGTAGCGCAAGAAATCCAACGTGTATTGCAGTTTTACTACACTACGCAGACAACAGAGACCTTCTCAAACATTAAACATATTTTATTAACTGGGTTTGCATCGCAACAGGCCGGATTGGCGGAAAGTATTTTTTCTCAAACCAATACTGCGACACAGTGTATTCACCCGGTTTTATATGCTGAACGAAACAATAAAATTGATTTGCCACAGCTGCAAATTGATGCACCGTCTTTAACATTAGCATTCGGATTAGCATTAAGGGGACTGTAA
- a CDS encoding pilus assembly protein PilP, which yields MKNTILLVGVLSLAACSPTHDDLNMWIKQTQDEAKVKVTPFQAPTITPPVAYTPPAYNGLNAFDYRRLENAPKGNNAPNLNRQKETLEAFSLENMRYVGILRGNNKTSGFIDVNGHVYTVMPGNYIGQNYGKIQTITEDKITLTELIEDSSGNWIYRKAELPLSTQSDEGSSGASTAESRSESAAIPN from the coding sequence ATGAAAAATACTATCTTACTCGTAGGTGTTTTGTCTTTAGCAGCATGTTCCCCCACTCATGATGATTTAAATATGTGGATAAAACAGACGCAAGATGAAGCTAAAGTTAAGGTTACTCCATTTCAAGCACCGACGATTACTCCGCCAGTTGCATATACTCCTCCAGCATATAATGGGTTGAATGCGTTTGACTATCGACGTTTGGAAAATGCACCCAAGGGGAATAATGCTCCTAATTTGAATCGTCAGAAAGAGACATTGGAAGCATTTAGTTTGGAAAATATGCGTTATGTCGGTATTCTGCGTGGTAATAACAAGACATCTGGCTTTATCGATGTAAATGGACATGTTTATACCGTTATGCCGGGCAACTATATCGGTCAAAATTACGGTAAAATCCAAACGATTACTGAAGATAAAATTACTTTGACTGAATTAATAGAAGACAGTTCTGGTAACTGGATATATCGAAAGGCTGAATTGCCGTTAAGTACACAGTCAGATGAAGGTTCAAGTGGTGCTTCGACAGCTGAATCTCGAAGCGAATCTGCCGCAATTCCAAATTAA
- the aroB gene encoding 3-dehydroquinate synthase — protein MRTLTVQTPSHQYPIFIGNHLIEQADVLLKPYLSNKVAIVTNETIAPLYLGSFQTTLDRLGIPSFSIILPDGEEYKNWQTLNLIFDGLMQNRAERKTTLIALGGGVIGDMVGFAAATYQRGAPFIQVPTTLLSQVDSSVGGKTAINHPLGKNMIGAFYQPKAVLADLSTLKTLPQRELSAGMAEVIKYGALGDIEFFEWLEQHMTDLMMQDQEKLAQAVYHCCKMKAEIVAQDETEQGIRAWLNLGHTFGHAIEAEMGYGVWLHGEAVAAGCVLAGRLSEKLGKIHEADTLRIAALFEAAKLPSAPPKFEFEKWIEHMSHDKKVSGGVMRFIGLNRLGEANITKITDMEILRQTLSPYL, from the coding sequence ATGCGTACCCTGACCGTCCAAACTCCCTCCCATCAGTATCCTATTTTTATCGGGAATCATCTTATTGAACAAGCTGATGTTTTATTAAAGCCATATTTAAGTAATAAAGTGGCTATTGTTACGAATGAGACGATTGCGCCCTTATATCTAGGATCTTTTCAGACGACCTTGGATAGATTAGGTATTCCCAGTTTCAGTATTATTCTGCCTGATGGGGAAGAATATAAAAATTGGCAAACGCTCAATCTTATTTTTGACGGTTTAATGCAAAATAGGGCAGAGCGCAAAACGACCTTGATCGCATTGGGAGGAGGGGTCATTGGCGATATGGTTGGTTTTGCGGCGGCAACTTATCAGCGTGGCGCCCCATTTATCCAAGTGCCGACTACATTGTTAAGTCAAGTCGATTCCTCAGTTGGCGGTAAGACAGCAATCAACCATCCTCTTGGGAAAAACATGATAGGCGCGTTTTATCAACCTAAGGCTGTACTGGCGGACTTATCTACGCTTAAAACGCTTCCGCAACGCGAATTATCTGCCGGTATGGCAGAGGTCATTAAATACGGCGCGCTTGGTGATATTGAGTTTTTTGAGTGGTTAGAGCAGCACATGACCGATTTAATGATGCAGGATCAGGAGAAACTTGCGCAGGCTGTGTACCATTGTTGCAAAATGAAAGCTGAGATTGTGGCTCAAGATGAGACAGAACAAGGGATTCGTGCATGGTTGAATCTGGGGCATACTTTTGGGCATGCTATCGAAGCAGAAATGGGTTATGGCGTGTGGCTGCATGGTGAAGCAGTAGCCGCGGGATGTGTGTTGGCGGGACGGTTATCCGAGAAACTGGGTAAAATTCATGAGGCAGATACGCTTCGTATTGCAGCATTGTTTGAGGCCGCAAAATTACCATCGGCACCGCCGAAGTTTGAATTTGAAAAATGGATAGAACACATGAGTCATGATAAAAAAGTGAGTGGCGGCGTTATGCGCTTTATCGGATTGAATCGTCTGGGTGAGGCAAACATTACGAAGATTACGGATATGGAAATTTTGCGCCAAACCTTGAGTCCGTATCTATGA
- a CDS encoding PilN domain-containing protein: MIEFVKINLLPYREEIKQRKKQQFKVLMLSALLIGAGLLVLTYLTINNAISRQEDRNALLGKEIEKLDKALGEILKLQQEKENFLSKKQKVEELQEKRSQAAYIIDSLNVVTPDNSYLTALEAESSTSYKITGRASSDNKIAMFMRSLPSTGVFAQPELLSIKKIDNYQEFTLKVLLNNSGHPSVPVQNPAANTTETGEQKQEVK; encoded by the coding sequence ATGATCGAATTTGTTAAAATTAACCTTCTTCCTTATAGGGAAGAAATCAAACAGCGCAAAAAGCAACAATTTAAAGTATTAATGCTTTCGGCTTTATTGATAGGTGCAGGTCTGCTTGTGTTGACATATTTGACAATTAATAATGCAATCAGCAGGCAGGAAGACCGTAATGCCCTTCTAGGGAAGGAAATTGAAAAGCTGGATAAAGCTTTGGGAGAAATTCTAAAACTGCAACAAGAAAAAGAAAATTTCCTATCAAAAAAACAAAAAGTAGAAGAGTTACAGGAAAAACGTTCACAGGCTGCCTATATCATCGACAGCTTAAATGTAGTTACTCCCGATAACTCTTATCTGACAGCGTTGGAAGCAGAAAGTTCGACATCTTACAAAATTACGGGTCGAGCAAGTAGTGATAATAAGATCGCAATGTTTATGCGTTCTTTACCAAGTACCGGGGTTTTTGCTCAACCAGAACTTTTGAGTATTAAGAAAATTGATAATTATCAAGAATTTACTCTGAAGGTTTTGTTGAATAATTCAGGTCATCCATCAGTACCCGTACAAAATCCAGCCGCGAACACGACTGAAACTGGCGAACAGAAGCAAGAGGTAAAATAA
- a CDS encoding type 4a pilus biogenesis protein PilO, with protein MSVSKAKNIDIQNLYLLNMPAKLFIAGLAIAGVLAIGYVGIFKEQLETLSTQEAKEAELKETYTKKSIEAVNLHNLQEELASIRSAFDVLLKQLPTDAEIPNLIQELHQAGSANGLRLDSVVPQAPVNDGPIQKLPYEISITGKHNQISQFARDVGGLSRIITLESLKLSQAADGKSGKEGKSDILTLSATATTYKARPAEEVAAELAAKQKEAQANGSDAQNGAEVDNK; from the coding sequence ATGTCTGTAAGTAAAGCAAAAAATATTGATATCCAAAACCTCTATTTGTTAAATATGCCTGCTAAGTTATTTATCGCAGGGTTGGCAATAGCGGGGGTCTTGGCAATAGGATATGTTGGTATTTTCAAAGAGCAACTCGAAACACTTTCTACGCAGGAAGCTAAAGAAGCCGAACTAAAGGAAACATATACGAAAAAAAGTATTGAGGCTGTTAATTTGCATAATCTTCAGGAGGAGTTGGCGTCTATCCGTTCAGCTTTTGATGTTTTGTTGAAACAACTGCCGACAGATGCCGAAATTCCTAATTTAATCCAAGAATTGCATCAGGCTGGATCCGCTAATGGTTTGCGGTTGGATAGTGTTGTGCCTCAAGCTCCGGTTAATGATGGTCCAATTCAAAAGTTACCCTATGAAATTTCCATTACGGGTAAGCATAATCAGATTAGCCAGTTTGCTCGTGATGTCGGAGGTTTATCGCGAATCATTACTTTGGAATCTCTGAAGCTCTCCCAAGCAGCAGACGGAAAAAGTGGTAAAGAGGGCAAAAGTGATATTTTGACACTGAGTGCCACTGCAACAACTTATAAGGCTCGTCCTGCAGAAGAAGTTGCTGCCGAGCTTGCAGCCAAACAGAAGGAGGCACAGGCTAACGGAAGTGATGCGCAGAATGGTGCTGAAGTTGACAATAAATAA
- the pilQ gene encoding type IV pilus secretin PilQ, with the protein MKTKHMTKFFASIGVAMAVQTAFAGNITDINVSTLPDSQKIIKIRFDRDVTSPSGFVTSAPARIALDFANTTIRLPQSVLEYADPLLNQITAAQNNDRSRIVLGLNKTAQYNTEIHGNEVWVFVSESADRNSAMSVSNNKPSMQDSVPSEKAKQVANSANIDFRKGSRNSGVVELSVPTFTGQPDIKQQRDRVIITLKNYPLPTQTQRSLDVGDFNTPVKNITLKRIGNDTQLIIRNSANWEVRTKPAAGHFTFEILPKAADTESRGLNGGNANKSFNGRKISLDFQDVEVRTILQILAKESGVNIVASDTVNGKMTLSLKDVPWDQALDLVMQARNLDMRRQGNIINIAPRDELLAKDKAFLQAEKEIAELGPLYSQTFQLKYKNVEEFRKILRLEDNGSSNSNGRNTLLSGRGSALIDPATNTLIVTDNRNVIEKFRKLIDELDVPTRQVMVEARIVEAKDGFSRDLGVKFGAAGARGRNSWGNDWSAAQNNHNTNASVFRGESAYPTWSLQPNVSLPATAATNSIALVRALSSGALGLEISASEATGKSKTISNPRVLTQDRREATIESGTEIPYQEASSSGATSVSFKKAVLGLTVTPNVTPDGQIIMTVKITKDTPVDCTVDSLITKCIQTKNLNTQAMVEDGGTLIVGGIYEEDNSDTINKVPLLGDIPVVGNLFKSRAKKEERRELLIFITPRIMDGVGSNLRY; encoded by the coding sequence ATGAAAACTAAGCACATGACAAAATTTTTTGCCAGTATTGGCGTAGCCATGGCTGTGCAAACTGCTTTTGCAGGTAATATTACTGATATTAATGTATCTACTCTTCCTGATAGTCAAAAAATTATCAAAATCCGTTTTGATCGTGATGTAACCAGTCCGAGCGGTTTTGTTACTTCGGCTCCAGCTAGAATTGCACTTGATTTTGCTAACACTACTATTCGATTGCCTCAATCAGTATTGGAGTATGCTGACCCGTTATTAAATCAGATTACGGCGGCACAAAATAATGACCGTTCCCGTATTGTGTTGGGTTTGAATAAAACTGCCCAATATAATACTGAAATTCATGGTAATGAAGTTTGGGTTTTTGTTAGTGAGTCAGCTGACCGAAATTCTGCAATGTCTGTATCAAATAATAAACCTTCTATGCAGGATTCTGTTCCGTCAGAAAAAGCAAAGCAAGTCGCTAATTCCGCTAATATCGACTTCCGTAAGGGCTCGCGCAATTCAGGTGTTGTTGAATTAAGCGTTCCGACTTTTACTGGACAGCCTGATATTAAACAACAGCGTGATCGTGTCATCATTACATTGAAAAACTATCCGTTGCCAACACAAACACAACGTAGTTTGGATGTAGGTGATTTTAATACGCCGGTAAAAAATATCACTTTAAAACGCATCGGTAATGATACTCAGCTGATTATTCGAAATAGTGCAAACTGGGAAGTTCGTACTAAGCCGGCAGCAGGGCATTTTACTTTTGAAATTTTACCTAAAGCCGCTGATACGGAGTCACGTGGTTTGAATGGTGGTAATGCAAATAAATCTTTCAATGGTCGTAAAATTTCTCTAGATTTCCAAGATGTTGAAGTTCGTACTATTCTGCAGATTCTTGCAAAAGAGTCAGGCGTCAATATTGTGGCTAGCGATACGGTAAATGGTAAGATGACTTTATCCCTCAAGGATGTGCCTTGGGATCAGGCATTGGACTTGGTAATGCAAGCCCGTAATTTGGATATGCGTCGTCAAGGTAATATCATCAATATTGCTCCACGTGATGAATTGTTGGCGAAGGATAAGGCCTTCTTGCAAGCAGAAAAAGAAATTGCAGAGCTTGGTCCTTTGTATTCGCAAACCTTCCAATTGAAATATAAAAATGTGGAGGAGTTCCGCAAAATCCTTCGTTTGGAAGATAATGGAAGTAGCAATTCCAATGGTCGCAATACCTTGTTGAGCGGCCGAGGCAGTGCTTTGATTGACCCCGCAACGAATACCTTGATTGTTACAGATAATCGGAACGTCATCGAGAAATTCCGTAAATTGATTGATGAGTTGGATGTTCCTACACGTCAAGTTATGGTTGAAGCGCGCATTGTAGAAGCAAAAGATGGATTCTCACGCGATTTGGGCGTTAAGTTTGGTGCTGCTGGTGCAAGAGGAAGAAACTCTTGGGGCAATGATTGGTCAGCTGCTCAGAATAACCACAATACTAACGCCTCAGTGTTCCGCGGAGAGTCTGCTTATCCAACTTGGTCTTTGCAGCCTAACGTAAGTTTGCCTGCTACAGCGGCGACGAACAGTATCGCTTTAGTACGAGCCTTGTCATCTGGTGCATTAGGTTTGGAAATCTCTGCTTCTGAAGCAACTGGTAAGAGCAAAACCATTTCTAATCCTCGCGTTCTGACTCAGGATCGTCGAGAAGCTACGATTGAATCCGGTACCGAAATTCCTTACCAAGAAGCTTCTTCAAGCGGTGCGACTTCGGTTTCATTCAAAAAAGCGGTTTTGGGTCTGACAGTTACTCCTAATGTAACTCCGGATGGTCAAATTATTATGACCGTTAAGATCACTAAAGATACTCCGGTCGACTGTACTGTAGATTCTTTGATAACCAAGTGTATTCAGACTAAGAACTTGAATACTCAGGCTATGGTTGAAGATGGTGGCACTTTGATCGTTGGTGGTATCTATGAAGAGGACAATAGCGATACCATTAATAAAGTTCCATTGCTTGGTGATATTCCTGTAGTAGGAAACTTGTTTAAATCACGAGCCAAGAAAGAAGAACGACGCGAATTGTTGATTTTCATAACGCCTCGCATTATGGATGGCGTGGGTAGTAATTTGCGTTATTAA
- a CDS encoding shikimate kinase, with the protein MEKINGNLILIGLMGAGKTTLGRYIAQMLDRPFYDSDHEICTASGVSIPIIFEMEGEQGFRNRETAMLKKLTAMKDIILSTGGGSVLREENRQNMRRNGTVVYLHASPEVLLERTRYDSSRPLLQVENPLAKLQELYNARDPLYRNTAHIVIESDSCAKTVKRLFEALNR; encoded by the coding sequence ATGGAAAAAATCAACGGTAATTTAATATTAATTGGCTTGATGGGTGCAGGCAAAACCACTTTGGGGCGGTATATTGCCCAAATGTTGGATCGTCCGTTTTATGATAGTGATCATGAGATTTGTACGGCATCAGGTGTCTCTATCCCCATCATCTTTGAGATGGAGGGTGAGCAAGGGTTTCGCAATCGAGAGACTGCTATGCTCAAGAAATTGACTGCGATGAAGGATATTATTTTATCAACAGGAGGAGGGTCGGTTTTGCGTGAGGAAAATAGGCAAAATATGCGACGAAATGGTACGGTCGTGTATCTTCATGCCTCGCCTGAAGTTCTGTTAGAGCGGACCCGTTATGACAGCAGCCGCCCTTTGTTGCAGGTAGAGAACCCGCTTGCTAAGTTGCAAGAGCTCTATAATGCCCGTGATCCTTTATATCGAAATACTGCGCACATTGTGATCGAGTCCGACAGCTGTGCAAAAACGGTGAAACGGTTGTTTGAGGCGTTAAATCGATAA